The sequence below is a genomic window from Acidimicrobiales bacterium.
TCGGCGAGGTCGCCGGCTTCAGCCGGGGGGCCATCTACTCCAACTTCGGCAGCAAGGAGGAGCTGCTGTTCGGCGTGCTCGACCACTACATGGACATCCAGCTCGACGCCGTCATGACCGCCATGGAGGAGACAGGCCGCGCCGACCTCGTCACCGATGCCGTCGCGGCGACCGCCGCCTGGGAGTCAGCGGAGCGTTTCACGTCGCACTGGCCCGGGCTGGCGCTCGAGCTGCGGCTGGCAGCACTGAGGAACCCCGAGGTGCGGAAGCGACTGGCTGACTTCGAGCGCAAGAGCGGTGAGAGGGTGGCAGGCGTGATCGAGGAGGAGTGGGCCCGCCGAGGCGTGCGACCCCGCATCTCCGCCCGCGACTTCGCCGACCTCAGCCGCGGCGCGCTCGAGGGATTGACCCAGCTCGCCACCATCGACGAGGAGGACGCCCCCCGCTACCGCAGGCTCGTCGGGGAGCTGTTCGTGCTGCTCGCCTCTGCCATCTCGGAGCCCGAGGACGCCTGAGCGCTCGCATGGACGCGCAGACAGCC
It includes:
- a CDS encoding TetR/AcrR family transcriptional regulator, with amino-acid sequence MPVEKLTPERRRQITRQTLVEAAAEVFAQKGFYGASLEEIGEVAGFSRGAIYSNFGSKEELLFGVLDHYMDIQLDAVMTAMEETGRADLVTDAVAATAAWESAERFTSHWPGLALELRLAALRNPEVRKRLADFERKSGERVAGVIEEEWARRGVRPRISARDFADLSRGALEGLTQLATIDEEDAPRYRRLVGELFVLLASAISEPEDA